One Pararhizobium sp. IMCC3301 DNA segment encodes these proteins:
- a CDS encoding iron-sulfur cluster assembly scaffold protein yields the protein MIDDVYNAKILEFAGNIPRLGKLDAPDASAKAHSKLCGSTITVDLKVSDGIVTDYAHEVKACALGQSSASIVASHIVGAHADELRALKTTMYAMLKQAGPAPEGRFSALKFLQPVRDYRARHASTLLVFDAVVDALDQIEAAQKIQATAC from the coding sequence ATGATCGACGATGTCTACAATGCGAAGATTCTGGAATTTGCCGGAAATATTCCGCGACTGGGAAAACTGGATGCCCCTGATGCATCCGCCAAAGCGCATTCCAAGCTGTGTGGCTCAACCATCACTGTCGATCTGAAGGTCAGCGATGGCATTGTTACCGACTATGCGCATGAGGTGAAAGCCTGTGCGCTCGGCCAGTCGTCAGCCTCGATTGTGGCATCTCATATTGTCGGCGCACATGCAGATGAACTGCGCGCCCTGAAGACCACTATGTATGCCATGCTGAAACAGGCTGGCCCTGCGCCGGAGGGGCGGTTTTCCGCCCTGAAATTTCTGCAACCGGTGCGCGATTACCGGGCGCGCCATGCCTCAACCCTGCTGGTATTCGATGCGGTGGTGGACGCACTGGACCAGATCGAAGCAGCGCAAAAAATCCAGGCGACTGCCTGTTGA
- a CDS encoding gamma carbonic anhydrase family protein produces the protein MPSYELDGIAPDYAENSSIWIAPDAHIIGQVHLGKQVGIWFGAVLRGDNERISIGDGTNIQEHTMVHTDPGFPATIGHNCTIGHRAIIHGCTIADNTLIGMGAIVLNGARIGSNCLIGAGALIPEGKVIPDNSLVVGMPGKIIRTLTPHDAAKLTASALNYQRNAKRFAAGLRPL, from the coding sequence ATGCCGAGCTACGAACTTGATGGTATTGCACCGGACTACGCGGAAAACTCCAGTATTTGGATCGCGCCGGACGCCCATATCATTGGACAGGTGCATCTTGGCAAACAGGTCGGCATCTGGTTCGGCGCCGTCTTGCGCGGTGATAATGAGCGCATCTCAATTGGCGATGGGACAAACATTCAGGAACACACCATGGTCCATACCGACCCGGGGTTTCCTGCCACAATCGGTCACAACTGCACCATCGGCCACCGCGCCATCATTCACGGCTGTACAATCGCGGATAATACCCTGATCGGTATGGGTGCCATCGTTCTGAATGGGGCCAGGATCGGCAGCAATTGCCTGATCGGTGCCGGGGCACTCATCCCCGAAGGCAAAGTCATCCCCGACAATTCCCTGGTGGTGGGCATGCCCGGCAAGATCATCCGCACGCTGACGCCGCATGATGCCGCAAAACTGACTGCATCGGCCCTGAATTATCAGCGAAATGCAAAGCGATTCGCGGCAGGCCTGAGACCGCTTTGA
- the folE gene encoding GTP cyclohydrolase I FolE — protein sequence MDAILDPFKKTGSAPDIKTARPSREEAEAAVRTLIAWTGDDPAREGLLDTPKRVVKAYEEFYRGYDENAQEALARTFEDVGGYDDIVVVRNIPFYSHCEHHMVPFTGKAHIAYYPIEGVVGLSKLARVTDVFARRMQTQEHLTAQIADAIDEALQPRGVAVFLEAEHMCMSLRGVQKHGVSTITTQFKGVFRDDPNEQIRFLALVRGESA from the coding sequence ATGGATGCAATTCTTGATCCGTTCAAAAAGACCGGTTCAGCACCAGACATAAAAACCGCCCGCCCTTCTCGCGAAGAGGCGGAAGCTGCGGTGCGCACACTGATTGCCTGGACAGGAGATGATCCGGCGCGCGAAGGTTTGCTTGATACGCCTAAACGGGTGGTGAAAGCCTATGAGGAATTTTATCGTGGGTATGATGAAAACGCGCAGGAAGCGCTGGCCCGCACATTTGAAGATGTCGGCGGCTATGATGACATTGTTGTGGTCCGCAACATTCCGTTTTATTCCCACTGCGAGCACCACATGGTGCCCTTCACAGGCAAGGCCCATATAGCATATTATCCGATTGAAGGCGTTGTCGGTCTGTCCAAACTGGCACGGGTTACCGATGTCTTCGCCCGCCGCATGCAGACCCAGGAACATCTGACCGCCCAGATTGCCGACGCTATTGACGAGGCGCTGCAGCCTCGTGGTGTTGCGGTGTTTCTCGAAGCCGAGCATATGTGCATGTCATTGCGCGGCGTGCAGAAGCACGGCGTCTCCACCATCACCACCCAGTTCAAGGGCGTGTTCCGCGACGATCCCAACGAGCAGATCCGGTTTCTGGCTCTGGTGCGCGGCGAGTCAGCATAA